In the genome of Planctomyces sp. SH-PL62, the window CCCAGCCGTGAGATCTGCCAGGTCAAGCGGGATCGGACCAATACGCCCCTGCAGGCGCTGGAGCTGCTCAACGACGTGGTCTACGTCGAGGCCGCGCGGAGCCTGGCCACCCTGATGCTCGAGAAGGGGGGATCGACGCCGGAGGACCGCATCGCCTACGCCTTCCGACGCGCGACCGCGAGGGAACCGAACCAGAACGAACGCCGCGTTCTGCTGGCCGGTCTGGAGCATTATCTGGAAGCGTTCCGCGCCGAGCCCGAAGCGGCGAAAGCCCTGATCGGTCAGGGTGAGCGCCCCATCCCCGCGAACCTGGAGCCGGTCGAGCTGGCGGCCTACTCCGCGACCGCCGGCGTCATCCTGAACCTGGACGAGACGATCACGCTCGAATGACCGGCGCGAGCCGCAAGGGAGAACGCCTCGTGGACGAGCTTCAGATCGCACAAGAGATGAACCGCCGACTCTTCCTGGCCCGCTCCGGCCTGGGCCTCGGCTCCGTCGCCCTGGGCTCGCTGCTCGGCCGCGACGCGTCGGCCGGCGACGCAGCGAGCCCGGCGGGCGAATCCGGCGCCCTGCCCGGCCTTCCCCACTTCCCTGCGAAGGCCAAGCGAGTCATCTACCTGTTCCAGTCCGGCGCGCCCTCGCAGCTGGACCTGTTCGACTACAAGCCGGCCATCCGCGAACATCGGGGGCTCGAACTCCCCGACTCGATCCGCAACGGCCAGCGCATCACGACCATGACCTCGGGCCAGAAGAACTTCCCGGTGGCCCCTTCCATCTTCTCGTTCGCCCAGCACGGCGAGAGCGGGGCCTGGATCAGCGAGCTGCTCCCCCACACCGCCAAGGTGGTGGACGATCTTTGCATCATCCGGTCGGTTCAGACCGAGGCGATCAACCACGACCCGGCCGTGACCTTCGTCCAGACCGGCTCGCAGCTCGCCGGACGGCCGAGCATGGGATCCTGGGTCGCCTACGGCCTGGGGAGCATGAACCAGGACCTGCCGTCGTTCGTCGTCCTCCTCTCCCGAGGCCGCACCGATCAGCCGCTCTACGACCGCCTCTGGGGAAGCGGCTTCCTCCCCTCGCGCTATCAGGGTGTGAAGCTGCGCGGGGGGAAGGACCCCGTTCTGTTCCTGGCGAACCCGTCGGGCTGCTCGCCCGAGCTTCGCCGCCGCCAGCTCGACGACCTCGGAGAGTTGAACGGCCTGCGGCATCAGGAGACCGGCGACCCCGAAATCCTCACCCGGATCGCCCAATATGAGCTGGCCTACCGCATGCAGTCCTCGGTTCCCGAACTGACCGACCTCGGCGCCGAGCCGCAATCGGTGATCGATCTCTATGGCCCGGACGTCCAGCGCCCGGGCAGCTACGCCGCCAACTGCCTCCTGGCCCGTCGACTCGCCGAGCGCGGGGTCCGGTTCATCCAGCTCTACCACATGGGCTGGGACCAGCACGGCGACCTACCCAACCAGATCCGCTCGCAGTGCCGCGACACCGATCAGGCCTCGGCCGCACTGATCTCCGACCTCAAGCAGCGCGGCCTGCTCGAAGACACCCTGGTCGTCTGGGGAGGCGAATTCGGCCGAACCGTCTACTCGCAGGGGACGCTTACGGCCACCGATTACGGCCGCGATCACCATCCCCGTTGCTTCACGATCTGGATGGCCGGCGGCGGCGTC includes:
- a CDS encoding DUF1501 domain-containing protein gives rise to the protein MTGASRKGERLVDELQIAQEMNRRLFLARSGLGLGSVALGSLLGRDASAGDAASPAGESGALPGLPHFPAKAKRVIYLFQSGAPSQLDLFDYKPAIREHRGLELPDSIRNGQRITTMTSGQKNFPVAPSIFSFAQHGESGAWISELLPHTAKVVDDLCIIRSVQTEAINHDPAVTFVQTGSQLAGRPSMGSWVAYGLGSMNQDLPSFVVLLSRGRTDQPLYDRLWGSGFLPSRYQGVKLRGGKDPVLFLANPSGCSPELRRRQLDDLGELNGLRHQETGDPEILTRIAQYELAYRMQSSVPELTDLGAEPQSVIDLYGPDVQRPGSYAANCLLARRLAERGVRFIQLYHMGWDQHGDLPNQIRSQCRDTDQASAALISDLKQRGLLEDTLVVWGGEFGRTVYSQGTLTATDYGRDHHPRCFTIWMAGGGVKPGLVHGETDDFSYNIVKDPVDVYDLNATILHQLGIDHTRLTYKFQGRDFRLTDVHGKVLKSLLA